A part of Streptomyces sp. NBC_01451 genomic DNA contains:
- a CDS encoding IS701 family transposase, which yields MGGDLAGVRLWAGELDALHERFVHRFSREEPRQSALAYMRGLIAPLQRKNGWTLAEEAGHAGPDRIHRLLNRIEWDADEVLDDVRDYVVEHLGDREAVLIVDDTGFLKKGIRSAGVQRQYSGTAGRTENSQIGVFLAYATERGRTLIDRRLYLPTSWTDDRERCRRAGIDDTVAFETKVAMAKAMVRRAIADRIPFGWVTADAAYGYSKGWRFELEQADVFHVMATTRHDTVVTRWSIDHPVHDLFPGLPRQKWKRRSCGAGAHGRRIYDWARVEVRPWHREDRRHWVLARRSVSRPEEISYYIVYCPAQTTLDELIRIAGSRWAVEECFQTAKQECGLDDYQVRRYPGWHRHMTLAMAAHACLTVLRARQLDTDKAETDPPTSSTSASPRSDD from the coding sequence ATGGGTGGGGACCTTGCTGGTGTCAGGTTGTGGGCGGGTGAACTGGACGCTCTGCATGAACGGTTCGTGCACCGATTCAGCCGGGAGGAGCCGCGTCAGTCGGCGCTGGCGTACATGCGCGGGCTGATAGCACCGCTGCAGCGGAAGAACGGGTGGACGCTGGCGGAGGAAGCGGGGCATGCGGGTCCCGATCGCATCCACCGGCTGCTGAACCGGATCGAGTGGGACGCCGACGAGGTCCTGGACGACGTGCGCGACTACGTCGTCGAACACCTCGGAGACCGCGAGGCCGTCCTGATCGTGGATGACACCGGCTTTCTGAAGAAGGGCATCCGCTCGGCCGGGGTGCAACGGCAGTACTCCGGCACCGCCGGCCGCACCGAGAACAGCCAGATCGGGGTGTTCCTCGCCTACGCCACAGAGCGCGGACGCACGCTCATCGACCGGCGGTTGTATCTGCCCACGTCCTGGACGGACGACCGGGAACGGTGCCGCCGGGCGGGCATCGACGACACGGTCGCCTTCGAGACGAAGGTGGCCATGGCCAAGGCGATGGTCCGCCGGGCCATCGCCGACCGGATCCCGTTCGGATGGGTGACAGCCGATGCCGCCTACGGCTACAGCAAGGGCTGGCGGTTCGAGCTGGAACAGGCGGATGTCTTCCACGTCATGGCCACAACGAGGCACGACACCGTCGTCACCCGCTGGTCCATCGACCACCCCGTCCACGATCTGTTCCCCGGCCTGCCGCGGCAGAAATGGAAACGCCGTTCCTGCGGCGCGGGAGCCCATGGCCGGCGGATCTACGACTGGGCCCGCGTCGAAGTGAGGCCCTGGCACCGCGAGGACCGCCGGCACTGGGTTCTCGCCCGCCGCAGCGTCAGCAGACCCGAAGAGATCTCCTACTACATCGTCTACTGCCCGGCCCAGACCACGCTGGACGAGTTGATCCGTATTGCGGGCAGCCGCTGGGCGGTCGAGGAGTGCTTCCAGACCGCGAAGCAGGAATGCGGCCTGGACGACTACCAGGTCCGCCGCTACCCCGGCTGGCACCGCCACATGACCCTGGCCATGGCCGCCCACGCCTGCCTCACCGTCCTGCGGGCCCGCCAGCTGGACACGGACAAAGCAGAAACGGATCCTCCCACCTCATCCACCTCAGCCTCGCCGAGATCCGACGACTGA
- a CDS encoding EF-hand domain-containing protein, whose product MSSALRLRRHVMSSEFQRTKLQAMFEAFDADGNGYLEEADFVALADRWGRLPRVREGSELAARVDGVLKGWWQHLSETVDRDRDGRIDMDDLLAMVDLLPTVPEAVTATADTIFDAVDENADGRISREEHQRLVDTWHGRPVETGGAFDLLDQDTDGYLTRSEFAALWTQFWTSDDPAEPGNLMCGPIGAG is encoded by the coding sequence ATGTCCTCAGCACTGCGACTGAGGAGGCATGTGATGTCCAGCGAGTTCCAGCGGACCAAGCTCCAGGCCATGTTCGAGGCGTTCGACGCGGACGGCAACGGCTATCTGGAGGAGGCGGACTTCGTGGCCCTGGCAGACCGCTGGGGTCGGCTGCCACGGGTGAGAGAGGGATCGGAATTGGCGGCGCGCGTGGACGGCGTGCTGAAGGGCTGGTGGCAGCATCTGTCGGAGACCGTGGACAGGGACCGGGACGGCAGGATCGACATGGACGACCTCCTCGCGATGGTGGACCTGCTGCCGACCGTTCCCGAGGCCGTCACCGCCACCGCCGACACCATCTTCGACGCGGTCGACGAGAACGCCGACGGGCGCATCTCGCGCGAGGAGCACCAGCGGCTCGTCGACACCTGGCACGGACGGCCCGTGGAGACCGGTGGTGCCTTCGACCTGCTCGACCAGGACACCGACGGATACCTCACCCGCTCCGAGTTCGCCGCGCTGTGGACCCAGTTCTGGACCAGCGACGACCCCGCCGAACCCGGCAACCTGATGTGCGGCCCGATCGGTGCCGGGTGA
- a CDS encoding suppressor of fused domain protein produces MSDARLLAVEAVESHVRAFFEGHSVEVVVCDLWPERREVLPDLRVLVVGPGPRSCSWAYVTAGCWAAMEKDGHGLEFVMTAHVRDKRFIDLMAMITHYHCGGHQLDLEHSMPIGESWVPGSNCDHLLISLPYLHGPDLEHCPLPGGQARILWTLPVTAAEIEFRRHQGHEALEQLFDEAEIIPTDPFRASVV; encoded by the coding sequence GTGAGTGATGCGAGGCTGCTGGCCGTGGAGGCCGTTGAGTCACATGTCCGTGCGTTCTTCGAGGGGCATTCCGTTGAGGTCGTCGTCTGCGACCTGTGGCCGGAACGGCGCGAGGTCCTGCCCGACCTGCGGGTTCTCGTTGTCGGCCCCGGTCCACGCAGCTGTAGCTGGGCCTATGTGACCGCCGGGTGCTGGGCCGCGATGGAGAAGGACGGTCACGGGCTTGAGTTCGTCATGACCGCCCACGTCCGCGACAAGCGGTTCATCGACCTCATGGCCATGATCACGCACTACCACTGCGGTGGGCATCAGCTCGACCTGGAGCACAGTATGCCGATCGGTGAATCATGGGTGCCGGGCTCGAACTGCGACCACCTGCTGATCAGCCTGCCCTATCTCCACGGACCTGACCTTGAACACTGTCCGCTGCCCGGGGGGCAGGCGCGCATCCTGTGGACCTTGCCTGTGACGGCCGCCGAAATCGAGTTCCGCAGGCATCAGGGTCATGAGGCGTTGGAGCAGCTCTTCGACGAGGCGGAGATCATTCCCACTGATCCTTTCCGGGCTTCGGTCGTGTGA
- a CDS encoding DUF4259 domain-containing protein has translation MGTWGTGPFDSDLAADFVNDLEGLTSQKVIEVLERAFRRVTDSGARVDGGDGAEAVVAAALVASTIPGSGMVIDPDDGPREPLPQLPLALRSSAVLALQCLLHDGSELLTGWVDSADAALWRHEVHRIAETLGPIGHEQ, from the coding sequence ATGGGAACGTGGGGAACCGGCCCGTTCGACAGCGATCTCGCTGCAGACTTCGTCAATGACCTGGAAGGACTGACTTCTCAGAAGGTCATCGAAGTGCTCGAACGAGCCTTCCGGCGAGTCACGGATTCCGGAGCACGCGTGGATGGCGGCGACGGAGCCGAAGCGGTGGTCGCCGCGGCGCTCGTTGCCAGCACGATCCCGGGCAGCGGGATGGTGATCGACCCTGATGACGGACCCAGAGAACCTCTGCCGCAGCTTCCGTTGGCTCTCCGCTCGTCAGCCGTGCTCGCTCTGCAGTGTCTACTCCACGACGGATCGGAACTGCTGACCGGCTGGGTGGACAGTGCCGACGCTGCTCTCTGGCGCCACGAAGTCCACCGGATCGCGGAAACCCTGGGACCGATCGGCCACGAGCAGTAA
- a CDS encoding IS5 family transposase (programmed frameshift) — MGKRQSRPWIVSDELWSLIEPLLPRPGPKLVEGRPRVPDRQALCGILFVLHTGIQWEYLPQELGFGSGMTCWRRLAAWNEAGVWDELHLVLLKKLRAAGKLDWSRAVIDSSHVRAARRGPKSGPSPVDRARPGSKHHVLTDGQGIPLAVSLTGGNRNDVTQLLPLLDKVPAVAGVVGRSRHRPDALLADRGYDHDKYRRLLWQRGIRPVIAERGVEHGSGLGIFRYVVERTIAWLHGFRRLRIRWERRDDIHEAFLGLATCLITHRHVQRLC; from the exons GTGGGGAAACGACAGTCGCGGCCATGGATCGTGTCGGATGAACTGTGGTCGCTCATCGAGCCGTTGCTGCCCCGGCCGGGGCCGAAGTTGGTGGAGGGCCGCCCTCGGGTGCCGGACCGGCAGGCGCTGTGCGGGATCTTGTTCGTGCTGCATACGGGCATCCAGTGGGAGTACCTGCCTCAGGAGTTGGGCTTCGGGTCGGGGATGACGTGCTGGCGGCGGCTGGCCGCGTGGAACGAGGCCGGCGTGTGGGACGAACTGCACCTGGTGCTGCTGAAGAAGCTGCGGGCCGCGGGGAAGCTGGACTGGTCGCGGGCGGTGATCGACTCCTCCCACGTCAGGGCGGCGCGGCGCGGCC CCAAAAGCGGGCCCAGCCCGGTCGACCGTGCACGGCCGGGCAGTAAGCACCATGTCCTCACCGACGGGCAGGGCATCCCGCTCGCGGTGTCGCTGACCGGCGGAAACCGCAACGACGTCACGCAGTTGCTGCCGCTGCTGGACAAGGTTCCGGCGGTGGCCGGTGTCGTCGGCAGGTCCCGACACAGACCCGACGCGCTCCTCGCCGACCGCGGCTACGACCACGACAAGTACCGCCGCCTGCTGTGGCAGCGCGGCATCCGCCCGGTCATCGCCGAACGAGGCGTTGAACACGGCTCCGGCCTGGGCATCTTCCGCTATGTGGTCGAGCGCACGATCGCCTGGCTGCACGGATTCCGCCGCCTACGGATCCGCTGGGAACGACGCGACGACATCCACGAAGCCTTCCTCGGCCTCGCCACCTGCCTCATCACCCACCGACAC
- a CDS encoding NAD-dependent protein deacetylase has product MRMRPTLSWIPAAADLLPGTTDLEPVVDALSSGGVLVLSGAGISTESGIPDYRGEGGSLSRHTPMTYQDFTGSAHARRRYWARSHLGWRTFGRARPNAGHLAVAAFARDARISGVITQNVDGLHQAAGSEGVVELHGSLDRVVCISCRAISPRSELARRLEAENPGFDPVAAGINPDGDADLTDVQVGDFRVAPCLGCGGVLKPDVVFFGEAVPSQRVEHCRRLVRESTALLVLGSSLTVMSGLRFVRQASKEGKPVLIVNRDPTRGDPHARTRVALPLGTALTSVADRLGIPVGGPAE; this is encoded by the coding sequence ATGCGCATGCGCCCCACCCTGAGCTGGATCCCCGCGGCGGCGGACCTGCTGCCGGGCACCACCGACCTGGAGCCGGTCGTCGACGCGCTGAGCTCCGGCGGTGTGCTGGTGCTCAGCGGCGCGGGCATCTCCACGGAGTCAGGCATCCCCGACTACCGGGGCGAGGGCGGGAGCCTGAGCCGGCACACCCCGATGACCTACCAGGACTTCACCGGGAGCGCGCACGCGCGGCGCCGGTACTGGGCGCGCAGCCATCTCGGCTGGCGCACCTTCGGGCGTGCCCGCCCCAACGCGGGACACCTGGCGGTGGCCGCCTTCGCCCGGGACGCCCGCATCTCGGGCGTGATCACCCAGAACGTCGACGGCCTGCACCAAGCCGCCGGCAGCGAAGGCGTCGTGGAACTCCACGGCAGCCTGGACCGGGTCGTGTGCATCTCCTGCCGCGCCATCAGCCCGCGCAGTGAACTCGCCCGGCGCCTGGAGGCCGAAAATCCGGGCTTCGATCCGGTTGCCGCCGGGATCAACCCGGACGGTGACGCAGACCTCACGGACGTGCAGGTCGGGGACTTCCGCGTCGCGCCGTGCCTCGGTTGCGGAGGTGTCCTCAAACCGGATGTGGTGTTCTTCGGGGAGGCGGTTCCGTCGCAGCGCGTCGAGCACTGCCGGCGGCTGGTCCGCGAGTCGACTGCGCTGCTGGTCCTCGGCTCGTCGCTGACGGTGATGTCAGGGCTGCGGTTCGTCCGTCAGGCGTCGAAGGAGGGCAAGCCGGTGCTGATCGTCAACCGGGACCCCACCCGGGGCGACCCGCATGCCCGCACCCGGGTCGCGCTGCCGCTGGGAACAGCCCTGACGAGCGTCGCCGACCGGCTCGGCATCCCGGTCGGCGGACCGGCGGAGTGA
- a CDS encoding fic family toxin-antitoxin system, toxin component — MTPPEPPLHPLDVTFLLHAAELLDGDPQVDDFGPLYAAVARVNARAMEHDIYGSLYLKAGALLQTLAKLPCLEHSNEAFAWHATEAYMILNARELDYPPKAAVALVQDAASGALGVARIARQLRDWAAT; from the coding sequence GTGACCCCACCGGAACCGCCGCTCCACCCGCTCGACGTCACGTTCCTGCTGCACGCCGCCGAGCTGCTCGACGGTGACCCGCAAGTCGACGACTTCGGACCGCTGTATGCCGCTGTCGCCCGGGTCAATGCCCGGGCGATGGAGCACGACATCTACGGATCTCTGTATCTCAAGGCCGGCGCGCTGCTGCAGACCCTGGCGAAACTGCCGTGCCTGGAGCACTCCAACGAGGCTTTCGCCTGGCATGCGACCGAGGCCTACATGATCCTCAACGCGCGCGAGCTCGACTACCCGCCCAAAGCGGCCGTCGCGCTCGTGCAAGACGCCGCCTCCGGGGCGCTCGGCGTCGCCCGGATCGCCCGCCAGCTCCGCGACTGGGCCGCCACCTGA
- a CDS encoding 3-oxoacyl-ACP synthase III family protein: MANKDNGIYLRVVASSDGTESDNAFDIERRPYLSDTFRGARERRVIAAEETAMDLEQRALQGLCRARGIDPAELDAVMVHSWLPDTLGPQNAAHLTARLGLRVPAWNFESACNSVVVGLQTATALVRAGDYERIALITSITSSRNVDPSSTLSWFLGDGCGALLIERCPTGRGIISSKVIGTQETCGAAEFLMEVDDHIRTPRIRMRMENTAAGRIMRDNAEQQLTTCVRGALDKAGYTIDDVDFLVVNTPVAWFAAFCARALGVDPAKTVSTFGTYANIGPVLTTANLFEAASTGRIKTGDVVVLFGIGSVSTAGAAVMVWGDDVALGPHPVSG; this comes from the coding sequence GTGGCCAACAAGGACAACGGAATCTATCTCCGTGTGGTGGCCTCCAGCGACGGGACTGAATCGGACAACGCTTTCGACATCGAGCGCAGGCCGTACCTGTCCGATACGTTCCGCGGCGCACGGGAACGGCGGGTGATCGCGGCGGAAGAGACAGCCATGGATCTGGAGCAGAGGGCGCTGCAGGGGCTCTGCCGCGCGCGGGGTATCGACCCCGCTGAACTGGACGCGGTCATGGTCCACTCATGGCTGCCCGACACCCTCGGACCACAGAACGCCGCCCACCTGACCGCACGGCTGGGACTCCGCGTGCCCGCATGGAATTTCGAGTCTGCGTGCAACTCCGTGGTGGTCGGCCTGCAGACCGCCACGGCGCTGGTACGAGCTGGCGACTACGAGCGGATCGCCCTCATCACGTCGATCACGTCGTCCAGAAACGTCGACCCGAGCAGCACCCTGTCATGGTTCCTGGGCGACGGGTGCGGGGCGCTGCTCATCGAGCGCTGCCCGACCGGTCGGGGGATCATCTCGTCGAAGGTCATCGGCACGCAGGAGACGTGCGGCGCCGCGGAGTTCCTGATGGAGGTCGATGACCATATCCGGACGCCGAGGATCAGGATGCGGATGGAGAACACCGCCGCAGGCAGGATCATGCGGGACAACGCCGAGCAACAGCTCACGACCTGCGTTCGCGGCGCACTCGACAAGGCCGGGTATACGATCGACGACGTCGACTTCCTCGTCGTCAACACGCCGGTCGCCTGGTTCGCCGCGTTCTGCGCCAGGGCATTGGGCGTCGATCCGGCGAAGACCGTCAGCACCTTCGGCACCTATGCGAACATCGGCCCGGTCCTGACGACCGCCAACCTGTTCGAAGCGGCCAGCACGGGCAGAATCAAGACGGGCGACGTCGTCGTCCTGTTCGGGATCGGCTCGGTGTCCACGGCCGGAGCGGCCGTCATGGTGTGGGGTGACGACGTCGCCCTCGGCCCCCACCCCGTATCAGGCTGA
- a CDS encoding thiamine pyrophosphate-binding protein — protein sequence MEQYASGLSEWKSWCYAMFSEVGSHLAGSGKRLFSDHLLQVLKHSSVDTLFCVPGSAIGPLLDRTLTDVDLRLVVARHESGAVAMADGYARATGRLGVALVTSGPGALNALPHLAVAQADGSPVLLISGAVARSHHGRGGFQEGAEDGVDVVGALGRCAKYSREIGNSHSAPQLVDNAVRQALTAPRGAAHLSVPVDLFTEDVDSGEFGGKSSLPCETILLGGVAQVARALLAAERPMLVLGNGAREALRSDPGLGKALAGFAERFAVPTATTMKGKGLFPETHPQALGVMGVGGSRRAHAYLTRNPPDVVVVIGSGLGEWASANWSPAVRGTRALVQVDADPAKIGRAYAVDHAVHADAGQFLRAVLAVADASATHRPHQEPLRRRRDALEDLPDVVAEASVAELGAVPVTPQALMHHLQRWTAGIPEALVFVDIGNSTGWFTQRVAVDPPSQVHCPLGMASMGWASAAVIGAKLARPEATCVTITGDGGFLMNATEIATAARLRVGAIWVVLDDNAFNMVRQGMVHSFPDTMRTTDEDFGLGGPNLVGLAESLGARAWPVRVPDQIPIALDQARRAAEHDPGPQVICVSIDRDEPGPFRDRNESVGLSFRAPRWPPPEPAIRPRPSAPVGTE from the coding sequence GTGGAACAGTACGCATCCGGCCTGTCCGAATGGAAGAGTTGGTGTTACGCCATGTTTTCCGAGGTTGGCTCCCATCTGGCCGGAAGCGGCAAAAGGTTGTTTTCCGACCACTTGCTCCAGGTGTTGAAACACAGCAGCGTCGACACGTTGTTCTGTGTCCCCGGAAGCGCCATCGGTCCATTGCTGGATCGAACCCTCACCGACGTTGACCTGCGGCTGGTTGTAGCGCGGCACGAGTCGGGAGCAGTGGCCATGGCGGACGGCTATGCCCGCGCGACCGGCAGGCTGGGTGTCGCCCTGGTGACCAGCGGGCCCGGAGCGTTGAACGCCCTGCCCCACCTGGCGGTCGCCCAGGCAGACGGTTCACCGGTACTCCTGATCAGCGGCGCGGTGGCCCGAAGTCATCACGGGCGCGGAGGCTTCCAGGAGGGGGCCGAGGACGGGGTGGACGTGGTCGGCGCGTTGGGGCGGTGCGCCAAGTACAGCAGGGAGATCGGCAACTCCCACTCCGCCCCGCAGCTGGTCGACAACGCTGTGCGTCAAGCGTTGACCGCCCCTCGCGGAGCCGCGCACCTGAGCGTTCCCGTCGACCTTTTCACCGAGGATGTCGATTCCGGGGAGTTCGGCGGGAAGTCATCGTTGCCGTGCGAAACGATCCTTCTCGGCGGAGTCGCCCAGGTCGCGCGGGCGCTGTTGGCCGCCGAACGTCCCATGCTGGTGCTGGGAAACGGGGCACGCGAAGCCCTCAGATCCGATCCCGGCCTGGGCAAGGCGCTCGCGGGGTTTGCCGAGCGGTTCGCCGTTCCGACCGCGACCACGATGAAGGGCAAAGGGCTTTTTCCCGAAACCCATCCGCAGGCCCTGGGTGTGATGGGGGTCGGTGGTTCCCGCCGAGCGCACGCCTACCTGACGCGGAACCCTCCTGACGTGGTCGTAGTGATTGGCAGTGGCCTCGGGGAATGGGCGAGCGCCAATTGGTCTCCCGCAGTGCGGGGAACACGGGCGCTGGTGCAGGTCGATGCAGACCCGGCGAAGATCGGCCGGGCCTACGCGGTGGACCACGCAGTGCACGCCGACGCGGGGCAGTTCTTGCGTGCAGTGCTGGCGGTGGCGGACGCGTCTGCCACTCACCGGCCCCACCAAGAGCCGTTGCGCCGTCGACGTGATGCGCTCGAGGACCTGCCGGATGTCGTCGCCGAGGCCTCGGTCGCCGAACTCGGTGCTGTGCCGGTCACACCGCAGGCCCTGATGCACCACCTCCAGCGCTGGACGGCGGGTATCCCGGAGGCGCTGGTGTTCGTCGACATAGGGAACAGCACCGGGTGGTTCACGCAGCGGGTGGCGGTCGATCCGCCGTCGCAGGTGCACTGCCCGCTGGGGATGGCGAGCATGGGCTGGGCCAGCGCCGCTGTGATCGGCGCCAAGCTCGCCCGGCCGGAGGCGACCTGCGTGACGATCACCGGCGACGGCGGGTTCCTGATGAACGCCACGGAGATCGCCACCGCGGCCCGGCTGAGGGTCGGGGCCATCTGGGTGGTGCTCGACGACAACGCCTTCAATATGGTGCGGCAAGGCATGGTCCATTCATTCCCCGACACCATGCGCACCACCGATGAGGACTTCGGGTTGGGCGGCCCGAACCTGGTCGGGCTGGCCGAGAGCCTGGGTGCGCGAGCCTGGCCCGTCCGGGTCCCCGACCAGATCCCGATCGCACTCGACCAGGCGAGACGCGCCGCTGAACACGATCCGGGCCCGCAGGTGATCTGCGTGAGTATCGACCGCGACGAGCCGGGTCCCTTCCGGGACCGCAACGAATCAGTCGGCCTTTCCTTCCGAGCGCCTCGCTGGCCACCACCTGAGCCAGCGATACGCCCCCGACCATCCGCACCAGTCGGCACCGAGTAA
- a CDS encoding bifunctional serine/threonine-protein kinase/ABC transporter substrate-binding protein: protein MRALRSEDPETLGGYRLLARLGAGGMGTVYLARTADGALVAVKMIRAEHAADPAFRARFRREVRLATGLTARWVVPVTAADTEAREPWLATAFVPGPSLAEAVDGHGPLPAHTVVALGARLARALAEVHAAGMVHRDVKPGNILLTRDGPRLIDFGIAQGTGTTALTAPDAIIGTPGYLSPEQARAHESESGPPSDVFSLGCVLAYAATGRRPFGTGEAAAILYRTVHEEPDLTGLDRFLPPPVHAAVTGCLAKPPGHRPTAAELGEALEVMSSQTGRALGGTERAATRGDTPPHGPGDWLPPEVLRLVADRSARALNPPPRPSAPIAPGPSRPESVQRLPRRRVLAIGVAAVAASGTGAAVLLSRRDTTATAGSPRKVPTHTIGFHADLTGPQKSTGTAQERGVRLAVAIHNARADASFRLTLSTYDDRGETARAKDAARSLLARPAVRAVIGPTTAAAARAAGPLYAAARTPFVLVSVDADDAGLSTAALRRTLCTTRASGSERALPVIVYLTHVRSTRRTAVIEDRAAGETAWNISHYIAEAPPSEGTATIHPVAADTDDFRPAVTEALATDPQAIVHAGTSPSRAAACASALAAAGFTGPRMGFEPVMRPDFLTEAGDAAEGWMFEAPYTEPQSAGTKAATAFTTAYLKRYGRAPDRWAAEAYDAVGLIARTLGALGGGAEIEPGQVAERLFRTAHDGVAKPIRFTENPSHHLKQENASFLYQARGGQFLFLGRYDQVR from the coding sequence ATGCGCGCGCTGCGGTCCGAGGACCCCGAGACTCTCGGCGGGTACCGGCTGCTCGCCCGGCTCGGGGCCGGCGGCATGGGCACGGTCTATCTGGCCCGCACCGCCGACGGGGCACTCGTCGCCGTGAAGATGATCCGCGCCGAGCACGCCGCTGATCCCGCCTTCCGGGCTCGCTTCCGCCGCGAGGTACGGCTGGCCACCGGGCTCACCGCACGGTGGGTGGTGCCGGTGACGGCCGCCGACACCGAGGCGCGCGAGCCGTGGCTCGCCACCGCCTTCGTGCCCGGCCCATCGCTGGCAGAGGCGGTCGACGGACACGGCCCGCTCCCCGCGCACACCGTCGTCGCACTCGGCGCACGGCTGGCCCGGGCGCTGGCCGAGGTGCACGCGGCGGGCATGGTCCACCGCGACGTCAAACCCGGCAACATCCTGCTCACCCGCGACGGCCCCCGGTTGATCGACTTCGGCATCGCACAGGGCACCGGCACCACGGCCCTGACCGCCCCCGACGCGATCATCGGCACCCCCGGGTATCTCTCCCCCGAACAGGCCCGGGCCCACGAGAGCGAGTCAGGACCGCCCAGCGACGTCTTCTCCCTCGGCTGCGTGCTCGCGTACGCGGCCACGGGCCGACGGCCGTTCGGCACCGGTGAGGCGGCGGCGATTCTCTACCGCACCGTCCACGAGGAGCCCGATCTGACCGGCCTCGACCGTTTCCTCCCGCCACCGGTACACGCGGCAGTCACCGGCTGCCTTGCCAAGCCCCCCGGGCACCGGCCCACGGCCGCCGAACTCGGTGAAGCACTTGAGGTGATGAGCAGTCAGACCGGCCGGGCGCTGGGCGGAACGGAGAGGGCCGCCACGCGCGGGGACACCCCGCCCCATGGGCCGGGTGACTGGCTGCCGCCCGAGGTGCTGCGGCTGGTGGCCGACCGTTCCGCTCGCGCCCTCAACCCGCCGCCGCGCCCATCGGCCCCGATCGCCCCGGGGCCATCGCGCCCGGAGTCGGTACAGAGGCTGCCCCGCCGCCGCGTTCTCGCGATCGGCGTGGCGGCGGTTGCGGCTTCGGGCACCGGCGCCGCCGTACTGCTGAGCCGGCGGGACACCACGGCGACGGCCGGCTCGCCCCGCAAGGTGCCGACGCACACGATCGGCTTTCACGCCGACCTGACCGGGCCTCAGAAGAGCACCGGAACCGCGCAGGAGCGGGGGGTCCGCCTCGCCGTCGCCATCCACAACGCACGCGCGGACGCCTCCTTCCGCCTCACCCTGTCCACGTACGACGACCGGGGCGAGACGGCACGGGCGAAGGACGCGGCCCGCAGCCTGCTCGCCCGCCCCGCCGTCCGCGCGGTCATCGGCCCCACCACGGCCGCCGCCGCCCGCGCCGCGGGCCCGCTCTACGCTGCCGCGAGGACACCGTTCGTACTCGTGTCGGTCGACGCCGACGACGCCGGACTGTCCACCGCAGCCCTGCGGCGCACACTGTGCACGACCAGGGCATCAGGTTCCGAGCGCGCCCTGCCGGTCATCGTCTACCTGACACATGTGCGTTCCACGCGCCGTACCGCAGTCATCGAGGACCGGGCCGCGGGAGAGACAGCCTGGAACATCAGCCACTACATCGCCGAGGCACCACCCAGCGAGGGCACGGCCACCATCCACCCCGTCGCGGCCGACACCGACGACTTCCGCCCGGCCGTCACCGAGGCCCTGGCCACCGACCCTCAGGCCATCGTTCACGCCGGGACCTCCCCGAGCCGGGCCGCAGCCTGTGCCAGTGCCCTGGCAGCGGCCGGATTCACCGGTCCACGCATGGGATTCGAGCCCGTCATGCGACCGGACTTCCTCACGGAGGCAGGTGATGCGGCCGAGGGGTGGATGTTCGAAGCCCCGTACACCGAACCGCAATCGGCCGGCACCAAGGCCGCCACGGCGTTCACCACCGCGTACCTAAAACGCTACGGCCGGGCACCCGACCGCTGGGCCGCCGAGGCGTACGACGCCGTCGGGCTGATCGCCCGCACCCTCGGCGCGCTCGGGGGCGGCGCGGAGATCGAGCCCGGCCAGGTCGCCGAACGCCTCTTCCGCACCGCCCACGACGGCGTGGCCAAACCGATCCGCTTCACCGAGAATCCCTCGCACCACCTGAAACAGGAGAACGCAAGCTTCCTCTACCAGGCAAGGGGCGGGCAGTTCCTATTCCTCGGCCGATACGACCAGGTGCGATGA